A genomic region of candidate division KSB1 bacterium contains the following coding sequences:
- a CDS encoding DRTGG domain-containing protein encodes MTTKDLMEKLDLRAMSTFAHREVKGVIISDMVSDVMASARQGDLWLTVQTHKSIVPAANLVDVAAVVVTSGKEVPQETIDLASKFGIPILWTSMSTFALAGRLHDLGLRSL; translated from the coding sequence ATGACTACCAAGGACTTGATGGAGAAGCTCGATTTGCGTGCCATGAGCACCTTTGCCCACCGCGAGGTCAAGGGGGTGATCATCTCCGACATGGTGAGTGATGTCATGGCCTCGGCACGTCAGGGCGACCTCTGGCTCACGGTGCAGACGCACAAGAGCATCGTTCCGGCCGCCAATCTGGTCGACGTAGCTGCAGTAGTGGTGACCAGCGGCAAAGAGGTGCCACAAGAGACCATTGACTTAGCCAGCAAGTTCGGCATTCCCATCCTGTGGACGTCGATGTCGACTTTCGCCCTGGCGGGCAGGCTCCATGACCTTGGCCTGCGGAGCCTGTAG
- a CDS encoding T9SS type A sorting domain-containing protein: protein MKNIFRPARCGEFLLAASCLCAAGVSLHAQWVQTSGPYGGVVSALAVSPKGAGGTNLFAGTPGGGVWRRPLSEMITSVPAEDRSTDLPTQFSLAQNYPNPFNPATTIEFSLPHAGLVRLVVCDVLGREVAVLVSARLSAGRHKVEWDAGAVPAGVYLCRLTTEGLAAVKKMTVLE from the coding sequence ATGAAAAACATTTTCCGACCTGCCCGCTGCGGGGAATTCCTCTTGGCGGCCTCTTGCCTGTGCGCCGCCGGCGTTTCCTTGCACGCCCAATGGGTCCAGACCAGCGGTCCCTACGGCGGCGTTGTTTCTGCTCTTGCGGTCTCCCCCAAGGGGGCAGGCGGCACGAATCTCTTTGCCGGGACTCCGGGTGGCGGCGTCTGGAGACGACCGTTGTCGGAGATGATTACGTCAGTGCCCGCCGAAGACAGGTCCACCGACTTGCCGACGCAGTTCAGTCTTGCGCAGAACTATCCGAACCCGTTCAACCCGGCGACGACCATCGAATTCTCTCTGCCGCACGCAGGTCTTGTCAGGCTGGTGGTGTGCGATGTGTTGGGCAGGGAGGTTGCGGTGCTGGTCTCTGCGCGCCTCTCTGCGGGGCGGCACAAGGTGGAATGGGATGCAGGGGCGGTGCCGGCTGGGGTGTATTTGTGCCGGCTGACCACCGAGGGACTGGCAGCGGTGAAAAAGATGACCGTGCTCGAGTAG